The window CCGGTTAAAGACGGCGTGCAGTGGTGGCGTGCGCGCGTTGCCGCGGAGAACGCGCAGCAGGCTGACGAATACATGCGTACTCTGACGCGGCTCGGTTACTCCTGCTACATTGCCGGAAAATAAAGGCGTGTTTTAGAGAACGCGCGAGCCAAAAAAGCCAAAACTGCCTGAATTGTCAGGCAGTTTTTTTCTTGCGTGCGGCATATTTTTGTGATAGCATTACAACATGCTAAAGCGATATTGCTTATGGCAGCCGAACGAACGGAGGAGACAAAATGAATAAAAAAATCATCGCGGTAATCGCAATACTTCTGGCAGCAGCAGGGTTGTACTGCGCTTTCGGCGGCTGCGGCAAAACAGCTGCGCCGAAGATTGAAAAAATAGTTGTCGGACTTGACGACAGCTTCCCGCCGATGGGTTTCAAAAACGAGCAGAACGAAATTGTCGGCTTTGACATTGATATCGCGAAAGAAGTGGCAAAACGTCTGTCAGTACCGGTTGAATTTAAGGCAATTGACTGGTCGAGCAAGGAAGCGGAACTGTCCAGCGGACGTATCGACTGCATTTGGAACGGGCTTGACATTACGCCTGAGCGCGAAAAGAACATGCTTTTCAGCGACCCTTATATGAACAACAGGCAGCTGCTGTTTGTAAAAATAGATTCCAAAATAAAAGATTTTCCTGACCTTGCAGGAAAAACCATCGGACTTCAGAACGCCAGCACCGCAGACGACAACATGGAAAAACAGCCTGAATTCAAAAAGACTGTTACCGTCAAAAAATATACGGACTACATTGAGGCCTTTATAGACCTTGAAAACGGACGGCTTGACGGAGTTTTCGCAGATGAAATAGTCGGACGCTACTGCATGAGCAAACGCCCGGGCAAATTTGTCTGCATAGACAAAGCCTTCGGACCTTCAGCACAGTTCGGCATAGCCTTCCGTAAGGGCAATGAAGCACTCCGCAATCTTATGCAGAGCAAAATTGACGAAATCACGGCAGACGGAACCGGCGCGAAAATAAGCGAAAAATGGTTCGGCGCCGACCTTCTGCTTAAGAAATAATATCTCGCGCCTTGGGAAAACAAAAACGAACAGCGGCAGTACAGACTAATAACGTACAGCATATTATAACAATACGGGTGTCCAACGAATGGAACAGCTAATCAGAATGTGCATACCGATGCTTAACGGCACGAAAATAACGCTGACGGTATTCTTCGCCACGCTTGCATTTGCCTTGCCGCTCGGCTTTGCGCTTGCGCTCGGACGTATATCCAAGATAAAAGCTGTTTCAAAAACAATAGAAATATACAGCTGGATAATGCGCGGTACTCCGCTTATGCTCCAGCTCTTCTTTTTTTACTTTGTGCTGCCGTACTTCGGCATACTGCTTCCGGGACTTGCGGCGGCGCTGCTTGCCTTTGTCCTCAACTACGCGGCGTATTTCTCGGAAATTTTCCGCGCCGGAATACAATCAATACCTAAAGGGCAGTACGAAGCTGCGAAAGCCTTCGGTTTCACAAACGGGCAGATGCTGCGGCGCATAATACTCCCTCAGATGATAAAGCGCGTACTTCCT is drawn from Candidatus Equadaptatus faecalis and contains these coding sequences:
- a CDS encoding amino acid ABC transporter substrate-binding protein, with translation MNKKIIAVIAILLAAAGLYCAFGGCGKTAAPKIEKIVVGLDDSFPPMGFKNEQNEIVGFDIDIAKEVAKRLSVPVEFKAIDWSSKEAELSSGRIDCIWNGLDITPEREKNMLFSDPYMNNRQLLFVKIDSKIKDFPDLAGKTIGLQNASTADDNMEKQPEFKKTVTVKKYTDYIEAFIDLENGRLDGVFADEIVGRYCMSKRPGKFVCIDKAFGPSAQFGIAFRKGNEALRNLMQSKIDEITADGTGAKISEKWFGADLLLKK
- a CDS encoding amino acid ABC transporter permease, with protein sequence MEQLIRMCIPMLNGTKITLTVFFATLAFALPLGFALALGRISKIKAVSKTIEIYSWIMRGTPLMLQLFFFYFVLPYFGILLPGLAAALLAFVLNYAAYFSEIFRAGIQSIPKGQYEAAKAFGFTNGQMLRRIILPQMIKRVLPPVCNETITLVKDTSLVYVLAMNDLLREARTIVQREFTMTPFLLAAIFYLAMTFVVNKVFARLEAHYARYSE